The Chryseobacterium suipulveris genome window below encodes:
- the rho gene encoding transcription termination factor Rho: MFNIETLRSKSASDLAKITRDLGVKLAKNSTDNDKIFAILDFQASNTKVAKDYYNATETPMNTEENTAPEIKKPAPKKPAPRKKTEKPTEVSSEIPFENNETEPVAEVPAEKPKAETAAANPASANQQKKKRQRIQPTKSAEAQVENTAETTEVSEPQKETETAENSRTPQNQNGNGHQNGNQQGNQNRNQQNKNQNKNQNPNQNKNQNQNSDSAEEPKKEYNFDGLVTIEGVLEILPDNYGFLRSSDFSYISSPDDVYVSTNQIRNYGLKTGDTVRGIVRLPKEGEKYFSLLKPTEVNGRDLEFIKDRVAFEFLTPLFPDEKFNLTGRNSTLSTRIVDLFTPIGKGQRAMIVAQPKTGKTMLLKDIANSISANHPEAYMMILLIDERPEEVTDMERSVNAEVIASTFDEPAEKHVKVANLVLSKAQRMVECGHDVVILLDSITRLARAYNTVTPASGKILSGGVDANALHKPKRFFGAARNIEGGGSLTIIATALIDTGSKMDEVIFEEFKGTGNMELQLDRKIANKRIYPAIDLVASSTRRDDLLLDDTTQQRMWILRKYLADMNPVEAMEFVNKSIKGTINNEEFLMSMNK, encoded by the coding sequence ATGTTCAACATCGAAACGTTAAGGTCGAAATCCGCTTCGGATTTGGCCAAAATTACGAGAGATTTAGGCGTTAAACTGGCTAAAAACAGTACCGATAATGACAAAATCTTTGCGATTCTAGACTTTCAGGCATCGAACACGAAAGTAGCAAAAGATTATTACAACGCCACAGAAACCCCTATGAATACAGAAGAAAATACCGCTCCTGAAATAAAGAAACCTGCGCCGAAAAAACCTGCGCCAAGAAAGAAAACCGAAAAACCAACAGAGGTTTCATCAGAAATTCCTTTCGAGAATAATGAAACTGAGCCAGTAGCAGAAGTTCCAGCCGAGAAACCAAAAGCAGAAACAGCAGCTGCGAATCCGGCTTCCGCAAACCAGCAAAAAAAGAAGAGACAACGGATTCAGCCAACAAAATCGGCGGAAGCACAAGTTGAAAATACTGCAGAAACAACAGAAGTTTCTGAACCACAAAAGGAAACTGAAACTGCGGAAAACAGCAGAACCCCACAAAACCAAAACGGAAACGGTCACCAGAACGGAAACCAACAAGGAAACCAGAACCGCAACCAGCAAAACAAAAACCAGAACAAAAATCAGAATCCGAACCAGAATAAGAATCAAAACCAAAACAGCGATTCCGCTGAAGAACCGAAAAAGGAATACAACTTCGACGGTTTGGTAACAATCGAGGGGGTGCTCGAAATCCTTCCCGATAACTACGGATTCCTTCGTTCATCGGATTTCTCGTACATCTCATCACCTGATGACGTGTATGTTTCAACCAACCAGATTAGAAATTATGGACTCAAAACCGGTGACACGGTAAGAGGAATCGTTCGTTTACCAAAAGAAGGTGAGAAATATTTTTCTTTGTTAAAGCCGACAGAAGTTAACGGCCGTGATCTGGAATTCATCAAAGACAGAGTGGCTTTCGAGTTTTTGACGCCGCTTTTTCCTGATGAAAAATTTAATTTGACAGGTAGAAACTCTACGCTCTCAACAAGAATTGTGGATCTCTTTACCCCTATCGGAAAAGGACAGCGAGCAATGATCGTTGCACAACCGAAAACAGGTAAGACCATGCTTCTGAAAGATATCGCAAACTCCATTTCAGCCAACCATCCGGAAGCGTATATGATGATCCTGCTCATCGACGAAAGACCGGAAGAAGTAACCGATATGGAAAGAAGCGTGAATGCAGAAGTAATCGCATCGACGTTCGACGAACCCGCAGAAAAGCACGTGAAAGTGGCAAACCTCGTCCTCTCCAAAGCGCAAAGAATGGTGGAATGCGGTCACGATGTGGTGATCCTGCTCGACTCGATTACACGTTTGGCGAGAGCTTACAATACGGTAACTCCGGCATCAGGAAAGATTTTGTCGGGAGGTGTTGACGCAAACGCACTCCACAAACCAAAAAGATTTTTCGGAGCGGCAAGAAATATCGAAGGTGGCGGTTCATTAACAATTATCGCAACCGCTTTGATCGACACCGGCTCCAAGATGGACGAGGTGATTTTCGAGGAATTCAAAGGAACGGGAAATATGGAACTTCAGCTGGACAGAAAGATTGCGAACAAAAGGATTTATCCTGCGATCGATTTGGTGGCTTCGAGTACCAGAAGAGACGACCTGCTTTTGGATGACACCACACAACAGAGAATGTGGATCCTGCGAAAATATCTTGCAGATATGAATCCTGTAGAGGCAATGGAATTTGTGAACAAGAGCATCAAGGGAACCATTAATAATGAGGAGTTCTTGATGTCGATGAATAAGTAG
- a CDS encoding DUF4293 family protein, producing MLQRIQTVWIFLAILGAVFLFVTGQDFSLFGPTPFISIACVVLVLFGFISILSYKDRKRQILLNNISIFINVLLLGLLAYWLLTLSGGINFPEKGIEPIFPLISIVSLLIANIYIRKDERLVKSVDRLR from the coding sequence ATGCTACAAAGAATACAGACTGTATGGATATTTCTGGCGATTTTGGGAGCCGTTTTTCTGTTCGTTACCGGGCAGGATTTTTCTCTTTTCGGACCTACGCCGTTTATTTCTATCGCTTGTGTTGTTTTGGTTTTGTTTGGATTTATCAGTATCCTAAGTTATAAGGACAGAAAAAGACAGATCTTGCTGAATAACATCAGCATTTTCATAAACGTTTTGTTGCTCGGTTTATTGGCGTACTGGTTACTAACTTTATCCGGAGGAATTAATTTTCCTGAGAAGGGTATTGAGCCCATCTTTCCGTTAATATCAATAGTTAGTTTGCTCATTGCAAACATCTATATCCGGAAAGACGAGCGGCTCGTAAAATCTGTGGACCGACTCCGCTAA
- a CDS encoding BrxA/BrxB family bacilliredoxin yields MYPEELVMPMKHELTDKGFQDLTTPEQVAEAIKKDGTTLLMINSVCGCAAGAARPGVIYSLTGDKKPENLITVFAGYDGDAVVEARKFLAPFPPSSPCVALFKDGELVHMLERHHIEGNPAGAIAANLQAAYDEYC; encoded by the coding sequence ATGTATCCAGAAGAATTAGTAATGCCGATGAAGCATGAACTTACCGATAAAGGATTCCAGGATTTAACCACTCCTGAACAGGTTGCAGAAGCGATCAAAAAAGACGGCACTACCCTTTTGATGATAAATTCTGTTTGCGGATGTGCAGCGGGAGCAGCAAGACCAGGTGTAATTTATTCATTGACCGGCGACAAAAAACCTGAAAACCTCATCACCGTTTTTGCCGGTTATGACGGTGACGCCGTTGTGGAAGCAAGAAAATTCTTGGCACCTTTCCCGCCAAGTTCACCTTGTGTCGCGCTTTTCAAGGATGGCGAGTTAGTTCACATGCTCGAGAGACACCACATCGAAGGAAATCCGGCAGGAGCAATCGCTGCAAACTTGCAGGCAGCTTACGACGAATACTGCTAA